The following are encoded together in the Streptomyces rapamycinicus NRRL 5491 genome:
- a CDS encoding MerR family transcriptional regulator: protein MSRTDAALRPVDLARMAGVSTQQIRNYVDAGILPPATRTRTGYRRLDDRHRRALVTYRALMPGYGAETARAVMRAVHDEDVALALTLVNAGHAALHDQRLSLEAAGKALEAVAEQTPDASAPSRSGPLRIGEVAARLGLRTSALRVWESAGLLRPRRDRSTGYRVYGPSDVRDARMIDLLRQVRYPLPQIRPVLDGLRRTGSSEALRTVIARRQEGLAQRATAMLEGSCRLHHYLTENASAEDR, encoded by the coding sequence GTGAGCCGTACGGACGCCGCGCTGCGCCCCGTCGATCTGGCCCGGATGGCGGGTGTCTCCACCCAGCAGATCCGCAACTACGTCGACGCGGGCATACTGCCCCCGGCCACCCGCACCCGCACCGGATACCGCAGACTCGACGACCGGCACCGCAGAGCCCTGGTGACCTACCGGGCCCTGATGCCGGGGTACGGCGCGGAGACCGCCCGCGCGGTCATGCGGGCCGTCCACGACGAGGACGTCGCCCTGGCGCTCACCCTGGTCAACGCCGGCCATGCGGCGCTCCATGACCAGCGGCTCTCCCTCGAGGCGGCGGGGAAGGCGCTCGAAGCGGTCGCCGAGCAGACCCCGGACGCGTCGGCGCCGTCACGCTCCGGGCCGCTGCGCATCGGCGAGGTGGCCGCCCGTCTGGGGTTGCGCACCTCGGCCCTGCGGGTGTGGGAGTCCGCCGGTCTGCTGCGCCCGCGGCGCGACCGGAGCACCGGCTACCGCGTCTACGGGCCGTCCGACGTCCGGGACGCCCGGATGATCGACCTGCTGCGGCAGGTCCGCTATCCGCTGCCCCAGATCCGGCCCGTCCTCGACGGCCTGCGCCGCACCGGGAGCAGCGAGGCCCTGCGTACGGTCATCGCCCGACGTCAGGAGGGGCTCGCCCAGCGCGCCACGGCGATGCTCGAGGGCTCCTGCCGGCTGCATCACTACCTCACCGAAAACGCGTCGGCCGAGGACCGATGA
- a CDS encoding VOC family protein — MASDGFTTCLWFDGRAEEAAQHYISIFKNSRLGRITHYTGVEPGGPAGSVLTVEFEANGHRFVGLNGGPEFTFSEAISFQVHCADQDEVDYYWSKLSEGGEEGPCGWVKDKFGVSWQIVPNALLGMIADADPQKAKRATEAMMKMGKLDIATLQAAYDGA, encoded by the coding sequence ATGGCCAGCGACGGATTCACCACGTGCCTGTGGTTCGACGGCCGGGCCGAAGAGGCGGCGCAGCACTACATCTCGATCTTCAAGAACTCCAGGCTCGGACGGATCACCCACTACACCGGGGTCGAGCCCGGCGGCCCGGCGGGGAGCGTGCTGACCGTCGAGTTCGAGGCCAACGGACACAGGTTCGTGGGGCTCAACGGCGGGCCGGAGTTCACCTTCAGCGAGGCCATCTCCTTCCAGGTCCACTGCGCGGACCAGGACGAGGTGGACTACTACTGGAGCAAGCTCTCCGAGGGTGGCGAGGAGGGTCCCTGCGGCTGGGTGAAGGACAAGTTCGGGGTGTCCTGGCAGATCGTCCCCAACGCCCTGCTCGGCATGATCGCCGACGCGGACCCGCAGAAGGCCAAGCGGGCCACCGAGGCGATGATGAAGATGGGCAAGCTCGACATCGCCACGCTCCAGGCGGCGTACGACGGCGCGTAG
- a CDS encoding serine/threonine dehydratase — MTVSIEDVTAAAQRVAGHIRPVALAPVEQGAWGAAEGWLALEFLQYTGTFKARGAFNFIRAHREAGTLPDAGAVIASGGNAGLACAWAAARHSVPATVFVPETAPAVKVDRLRKLGAEVHQIGTEYADARDAAQKHAAETGALLSHAYDHPLIAAGAGTVMEEILQARPDLDTVVVAVGGGGLFTGVAVSALERGVGVVAVEPYGCRALNAALEAGAVVDVPVDSVAADSLGARHVSSAALEWARKDGVRSVLVSDEAIVSARQALWDDRRIAVEHAAATALSALASGAYRPRPGEKVAVLLCGANTDPADLTHGR, encoded by the coding sequence GTGACTGTTTCCATTGAGGACGTAACAGCCGCGGCCCAGCGGGTCGCGGGACATATCCGACCCGTGGCGCTCGCGCCGGTGGAGCAGGGGGCGTGGGGTGCGGCCGAGGGATGGCTGGCCCTGGAGTTCCTGCAGTACACGGGCACCTTCAAGGCACGGGGCGCCTTCAACTTCATCAGGGCCCACCGGGAGGCGGGCACCCTGCCGGACGCGGGTGCCGTCATCGCCTCGGGCGGAAACGCCGGGCTGGCGTGCGCCTGGGCGGCCGCCCGGCACTCCGTGCCCGCCACCGTGTTCGTGCCGGAGACCGCGCCCGCGGTGAAGGTGGACCGGCTGCGCAAGCTCGGCGCCGAGGTCCATCAGATCGGCACCGAGTACGCCGACGCGCGGGACGCCGCCCAGAAGCACGCCGCCGAGACCGGTGCCCTGCTGTCGCACGCGTACGACCATCCGCTGATCGCCGCCGGGGCGGGCACCGTGATGGAGGAGATCCTCCAGGCCAGGCCCGACCTGGACACCGTAGTGGTGGCGGTCGGGGGCGGCGGGCTGTTCACCGGGGTCGCGGTGTCCGCCCTGGAGCGCGGGGTGGGGGTCGTCGCCGTGGAGCCGTACGGATGCCGGGCCCTGAACGCCGCGCTGGAGGCCGGTGCGGTGGTCGACGTCCCGGTGGACTCGGTGGCTGCGGACTCGCTCGGGGCCCGCCATGTGTCCTCGGCCGCCCTGGAGTGGGCCCGTAAGGACGGGGTGCGATCCGTGCTGGTGTCCGACGAAGCGATCGTCTCCGCGCGCCAGGCGCTGTGGGACGACCGCAGGATCGCGGTCGAGCACGCGGCGGCCACGGCGCTGTCGGCCCTGGCCTCCGGCGCCTACCGGCCGCGGCCCGGGGAGAAGGTCGCCGTGCTCCTCTGCGGCGCCAACACCGACCCCGCGGACCTCACCCACGGCCGCTGA
- a CDS encoding TetR/AcrR family transcriptional regulator: MRNNRDRADQPTLEAVAEAALTVVDDEGPEALSFRRVAQLLGVSHATVFRRCGDFDGLVNACADRLAARMPLVGQDQDWATATEARFAAFYEVLIEHPGLVALRSGRAWWGPHLLSRLVEPQLAHNIAAGMTPEAAIRVYRRLYLLTLGAVAFVDHRNAKQVRTAARTALAALDPEDFPALTGNLDVVLPALTDHEVYHGALRQLIDASAAACLGR; the protein is encoded by the coding sequence GTGCGAAACAATCGGGACCGAGCCGACCAGCCCACCCTGGAGGCCGTCGCCGAGGCGGCCCTGACCGTCGTCGACGACGAGGGGCCCGAGGCGCTGAGCTTCCGCAGGGTGGCGCAGCTGCTGGGGGTCTCCCACGCCACGGTCTTCCGCCGCTGCGGCGACTTCGACGGTCTGGTGAACGCGTGCGCGGACCGGCTGGCCGCACGGATGCCGCTGGTGGGTCAGGACCAGGACTGGGCCACCGCCACCGAGGCCCGCTTCGCCGCGTTCTACGAGGTGCTGATCGAGCATCCGGGGCTGGTGGCGCTGCGGTCGGGCCGCGCCTGGTGGGGGCCGCATCTGCTGAGCCGCCTCGTCGAGCCGCAGCTGGCGCACAACATCGCCGCCGGAATGACCCCCGAGGCGGCGATCCGCGTCTACCGGCGGCTGTACCTGCTCACCCTCGGCGCGGTCGCCTTTGTCGACCACCGCAACGCCAAGCAGGTCCGCACCGCCGCGCGCACCGCGCTCGCCGCGCTGGACCCCGAGGACTTCCCGGCCCTCACCGGAAACCTGGACGTCGTCCTGCCCGCACTGACCGACCACGAGGTCTACCACGGCGCGCTGCGGCAGCTGATCGACGCCTCCGCGGCGGCCTGTCTCGGACGGTGA
- the htpG gene encoding molecular chaperone HtpG, protein MTTGVETFEFQVEARQLLQLMIHSIYSNKDVFLRELISNASDALDRLRLESLRDENLQADTSDLHIAIEIDQESRTLTVRDNGIGMSHEGVVELIGTIANSGTAKFLKELRESKDAAASADLIGQFGVGFYSSFMVADEVTMETRHAGESQGTRWVSSGAGTYTIEPLDGAPQGTSVTLKLKAEDTEDHLYDYASPWKIREIVKQHSDFITWPIRMAPAQAPAAADEAEQAEEGDEKAPELETVNSMKALWARPKDEVTDEEYHEFYKHISHDWSDPLETIRMQAEGTFEYQSLLFIPARAPQDLYMQDRKRGVQLYVKRVFIMDDCEALMPEYLRFVKGVVDAADLSLNVSRETLQQDRQIQLMRRRLVKKVLSTVKDIMSSDAERYGTFWKEFGRVLKEGLLSDLENREAILEVCSFASTHDAEQPTTLRGYAERMKDGQEHIYYMTGESRSIMESSPHMEAFRDKGFEVLLLTDPIDELWVDAVPEFDGKQLRSIAKGQVDLDSQDEKDEEAEAEREQRQKDFAELLSWMTSTLSEQVKEVRLSSRLTTSPACIVGDTFDVTPALENIYRSMGQNLPQIKRILELNPTHPLVSGLRKAHAERNDDSGLGETAELLYSMALLAEGGELSDPSRFIKLVAERVQQTL, encoded by the coding sequence TTGACTACAGGGGTCGAGACTTTCGAGTTTCAGGTCGAGGCACGACAGCTTCTGCAGTTGATGATCCATTCGATTTACTCGAACAAGGACGTCTTTCTGCGCGAGCTCATCTCCAACGCTTCCGACGCGCTGGACAGACTGCGCCTCGAATCGCTCCGCGACGAAAACCTCCAGGCGGACACCTCTGATCTCCATATCGCGATCGAGATCGACCAGGAGTCGCGCACGCTGACCGTCCGTGACAATGGCATCGGCATGTCGCATGAGGGGGTCGTGGAGCTCATCGGCACCATCGCGAACTCCGGCACCGCAAAGTTCCTCAAGGAGCTGCGGGAGTCGAAGGACGCGGCCGCTTCCGCGGATCTCATCGGGCAGTTCGGAGTGGGCTTCTACTCCAGCTTCATGGTGGCCGACGAGGTGACCATGGAGACCCGTCACGCCGGGGAGAGCCAGGGCACCCGCTGGGTCTCCAGCGGCGCGGGCACCTACACGATCGAGCCGCTCGACGGCGCCCCCCAGGGCACCTCCGTGACGCTGAAGCTCAAGGCGGAGGACACCGAGGACCACCTCTACGACTACGCCTCGCCCTGGAAGATCCGGGAAATCGTCAAGCAGCACTCGGACTTCATCACCTGGCCGATCAGGATGGCCCCCGCCCAGGCCCCGGCCGCGGCGGACGAGGCGGAGCAGGCGGAGGAGGGCGACGAGAAGGCGCCCGAACTCGAGACCGTCAACTCGATGAAGGCGCTGTGGGCCCGTCCCAAGGACGAGGTCACCGACGAGGAATACCACGAGTTCTACAAGCACATCAGCCATGACTGGAGCGATCCGCTCGAGACCATCCGCATGCAGGCGGAGGGCACCTTCGAATACCAGTCGCTGCTGTTCATTCCGGCCCGGGCCCCGCAGGACCTGTATATGCAGGACCGCAAGCGGGGTGTGCAGCTCTATGTGAAGCGCGTCTTCATCATGGACGACTGCGAAGCGCTGATGCCGGAATACCTCCGCTTCGTCAAGGGCGTGGTGGACGCCGCGGACCTCTCGCTGAACGTCTCGCGGGAAACCCTTCAGCAGGACCGTCAGATTCAGCTGATGCGGCGCCGTCTGGTGAAGAAGGTGCTCTCGACGGTGAAGGACATCATGTCCTCCGACGCGGAGCGCTACGGGACCTTCTGGAAGGAATTCGGCCGCGTTCTCAAGGAAGGTCTCCTCAGCGATCTGGAGAACCGCGAGGCGATCCTCGAGGTGTGTTCGTTCGCCTCGACCCATGACGCCGAGCAGCCGACCACGCTGCGCGGTTATGCCGAGCGCATGAAGGACGGGCAGGAGCACATCTACTACATGACCGGCGAGTCCCGGTCGATCATGGAGAGCTCCCCCCATATGGAGGCGTTCCGGGACAAGGGCTTCGAGGTGCTCCTCCTCACCGACCCCATCGACGAGCTGTGGGTCGACGCCGTGCCGGAGTTCGACGGCAAGCAGCTCCGTTCCATCGCCAAGGGGCAGGTCGACCTGGATTCCCAGGACGAGAAGGACGAGGAGGCGGAGGCCGAGCGGGAGCAGCGGCAGAAGGACTTCGCCGAGCTGCTCTCCTGGATGACCTCGACGCTGAGCGAGCAGGTCAAGGAGGTGCGGCTGTCCTCGCGGCTGACCACCTCCCCGGCCTGCATCGTCGGGGACACCTTCGATGTCACCCCGGCCCTGGAGAACATCTACCGCTCGATGGGCCAGAACCTGCCCCAGATCAAGCGCATCCTGGAGCTGAACCCGACCCATCCGCTGGTCAGCGGGTTGCGCAAGGCCCACGCCGAGCGCAACGACGACAGCGGTCTCGGGGAGACGGCGGAGCTGCTCTACAGCATGGCGCTGCTCGCCGAGGGCGGTGAGCTGAGCGATCCGTCCCGCTTCATCAAGCTGGTGGCGGAGCGGGTGCAGCAGACGCTGTAG
- a CDS encoding nitroreductase family deazaflavin-dependent oxidoreductase encodes MPLQGEYEPSPEKFVRDQVELIESSGGTEGTTMRGMPVVVLTTLGAKSGKIRKTPLMRVEHNGAYAVVASLGGSPKHPVWYYNVVADPRVELQDGPLRQDMTAREVTGEEKARWWERAVEAYPDYADYQTKTDRQIPVFVLEAAATAH; translated from the coding sequence ATGCCGTTGCAGGGTGAGTACGAGCCGAGCCCGGAGAAGTTCGTACGCGATCAGGTCGAGCTGATCGAGAGCTCCGGTGGCACCGAGGGCACGACCATGCGGGGCATGCCCGTGGTCGTCCTGACGACGCTGGGAGCGAAGAGCGGGAAGATCCGCAAGACCCCGCTGATGCGGGTGGAGCACAACGGCGCCTATGCCGTCGTCGCCTCGCTGGGCGGCTCCCCCAAACATCCGGTCTGGTACTACAACGTCGTGGCCGACCCGCGGGTCGAGCTGCAGGACGGCCCGCTGCGGCAGGACATGACCGCGCGCGAGGTCACCGGCGAGGAGAAGGCCCGGTGGTGGGAGCGCGCCGTCGAGGCGTACCCGGACTACGCCGACTACCAGACGAAGACCGACCGCCAGATCCCGGTCTTCGTACTGGAGGCGGCGGCCACCGCGCACTGA
- a CDS encoding dienelactone hydrolase family protein, with product MPEAPKPTGSPARQNITFPSAGTTAHGYLALPPSGQGPGLIVIQEWWGLDHHIADVTDRLAREGFVALAPDLYGGSVAHNADEAYRMMRELPVGRGVELLSGAVDHLLGRPEVTSATVGAVGFCMGGGFVLYLAAADSRVSAAVPFYGVIQGELPDFSGLRADILGHFGENDNTIPLDGLERLRRVMREESGVEPDFRLYPAGHAFFNDERPSYHAESAASAWQSTLGFLHQRLD from the coding sequence ATGCCCGAGGCCCCGAAGCCGACCGGCTCCCCCGCCCGCCAGAACATCACCTTCCCCAGCGCCGGGACCACCGCGCACGGCTACCTCGCGCTGCCGCCGTCCGGGCAGGGCCCCGGGCTGATCGTCATTCAGGAGTGGTGGGGCCTGGACCATCACATCGCCGATGTCACCGACCGGCTGGCCCGCGAGGGCTTCGTCGCGCTGGCGCCCGATCTGTACGGGGGCAGCGTCGCCCACAACGCCGACGAGGCGTACCGCATGATGCGGGAACTGCCGGTGGGGCGCGGAGTCGAGCTGCTCTCCGGGGCGGTGGACCATCTCCTCGGCCGGCCCGAGGTCACCTCCGCCACCGTGGGTGCGGTCGGCTTCTGCATGGGCGGCGGCTTCGTGCTGTATCTGGCCGCCGCCGATTCCCGGGTCAGCGCGGCGGTGCCCTTCTACGGCGTCATCCAGGGCGAGCTGCCGGACTTCTCGGGACTGCGGGCCGACATCCTGGGCCATTTCGGGGAGAACGACAACACCATTCCGCTGGACGGTCTGGAGCGGCTGCGCCGGGTCATGCGGGAGGAGTCCGGCGTGGAGCCGGATTTCCGGCTCTACCCCGCGGGTCACGCCTTCTTCAATGACGAGCGCCCGTCCTATCACGCGGAATCCGCGGCATCCGCCTGGCAGAGCACGCTGGGCTTCCTGCACCAGCGGCTGGACTGA
- a CDS encoding aldo/keto reductase, translating into MRCTLFGRTGLRVSELSLGTMTFGEDWGWGAAKETSRGLLDRYADAGGNFIDTANNYTGGSSEAILGELLGGRRESFVLASKYTCATREGDVNAAGNHRKNLVRSVEDSLERLRTDRLDVLWVHARDNFTPVEEVMRALDDLVRAGKVLYIGVSDWPAWEIAQANTLAELRGWTCFAGSQLRYNLLERTPERELLPQARAFDLAVLAWGPLAGGKLTGKYRRGEPGRLTTHDTWDDRTEHNEEATITAVLEIAEQGGWTPAQVALAWLRGRPGTVIPIVGVTRESQLADALGSVDVRLDAAAVARLDEVSAVPLGFPHDFVRDPGITANIYGDRWAEIDDRRSTHRRATSGILQ; encoded by the coding sequence GTGCGCTGCACACTGTTCGGCAGGACCGGCCTCCGGGTGAGCGAGCTGAGCCTGGGCACCATGACCTTCGGCGAGGACTGGGGCTGGGGGGCCGCCAAGGAGACCAGCCGGGGGCTGCTGGACCGCTACGCGGACGCGGGCGGCAACTTCATCGACACCGCCAACAACTACACCGGCGGCAGTTCGGAAGCCATCCTCGGCGAACTGCTCGGGGGCCGCCGGGAGAGTTTCGTCCTGGCCAGCAAGTACACCTGCGCGACCCGCGAGGGCGATGTGAACGCGGCGGGCAATCACCGCAAGAACCTGGTGCGTTCGGTGGAGGACAGCCTGGAGCGGCTGCGCACCGACCGCCTCGATGTCCTGTGGGTGCACGCCCGGGACAACTTCACCCCCGTCGAGGAGGTGATGCGGGCGCTCGACGATCTGGTGCGGGCCGGAAAGGTGCTGTACATCGGGGTGTCCGACTGGCCCGCCTGGGAGATCGCCCAGGCCAACACGCTGGCAGAGCTGCGCGGCTGGACCTGCTTCGCGGGCTCACAGCTGCGCTACAACCTGCTGGAGCGCACCCCCGAGCGCGAACTCCTCCCCCAGGCGCGCGCCTTCGACCTGGCCGTGCTGGCGTGGGGTCCGCTCGCGGGCGGCAAGCTCACCGGCAAGTACCGCCGTGGTGAGCCGGGACGACTGACCACCCATGACACCTGGGACGACCGTACGGAGCACAACGAGGAGGCCACCATCACCGCGGTACTGGAGATCGCCGAACAGGGCGGCTGGACCCCGGCCCAGGTGGCGCTGGCCTGGCTGCGCGGCCGCCCCGGCACCGTGATCCCGATCGTCGGCGTCACCCGGGAGTCCCAGCTCGCCGACGCCCTCGGATCCGTCGACGTCCGGCTCGATGCCGCCGCCGTGGCACGGCTGGACGAGGTCAGCGCGGTGCCGCTGGGCTTCCCGCATGACTTCGTACGGGACCCGGGCATCACCGCGAACATCTACGGCGACCGCTGGGCCGAGATCGACGACCGCCGCTCCACCCACCGCCGCGCCACGAGCGGAATCCTCCAGTAG
- a CDS encoding Rieske 2Fe-2S domain-containing protein gives MRVTGLGHAGLFIETAAGSVLCDPWVNPAFFGSWFPFPDNTDLDWAHYGRAADYLYVSHLHRDHFDAENLRRNVRKDITVLLPAFATDELERELSALGFANFLRAPSGTPVERDGLRIMITALTGPGDGPIGDSALSLDDGRTVLLNQNDAHPLDIAAIREFGEVDAYFVQFSGAIWYPMVYQLPLSAKKEFAARKRQGQFDRALRYIDAVEAKHVFPNAGPPCFLDDELFEHNGTGQDGESIFVDQLEFLRQLGRARPRVAAHLLLPGTVAEPEETACKLTHRYTEAEIEHIFGEKPAYLREFARRQRPALAAERASRSAALPRERLLTELKQWWEPLLTRADRICAGVGGPARLDVGEVPIVIDFPAREVRLWDGERCRYTLSTSADLVATNIERREVDWSNSLLLSMRFTASRVGPYNEFLYVFFKCLSMERIEYVENYYDSCQDDGQDIELDGWRVQRRCPHLRADLGRFGQIEGEVLTCTLHGWRYDLTTGRCLTADGHDIRASAVS, from the coding sequence ATGCGCGTGACCGGACTTGGGCATGCTGGGCTGTTCATCGAGACCGCGGCGGGGTCGGTGCTCTGCGATCCATGGGTCAACCCCGCCTTCTTCGGCTCCTGGTTTCCGTTTCCGGACAACACAGATCTGGACTGGGCGCACTACGGGCGCGCGGCGGACTATCTGTACGTCTCCCATCTGCACCGCGACCACTTCGACGCGGAGAACCTGCGCCGGAACGTGCGCAAGGACATCACCGTGCTGCTTCCGGCCTTCGCCACCGATGAGCTGGAACGCGAGCTGAGCGCGCTGGGATTCGCCAACTTCCTCCGCGCCCCCTCCGGCACACCGGTCGAGCGCGACGGTCTGCGCATCATGATCACCGCGCTGACCGGCCCGGGGGACGGCCCCATCGGCGACTCCGCGCTCTCGCTGGACGACGGCCGGACCGTGCTGCTCAACCAGAACGACGCCCATCCGCTGGACATCGCGGCGATCCGGGAGTTCGGCGAGGTGGACGCGTACTTCGTCCAGTTCTCCGGGGCGATCTGGTACCCGATGGTGTACCAGCTGCCGCTCTCCGCCAAGAAGGAGTTCGCCGCGCGCAAGCGGCAGGGGCAGTTCGACCGGGCGCTGCGCTACATCGACGCGGTGGAAGCCAAGCATGTGTTCCCCAACGCGGGCCCGCCGTGTTTCCTCGACGACGAGCTCTTCGAGCACAACGGCACCGGTCAGGACGGGGAGAGCATCTTCGTGGACCAGCTGGAGTTCCTGCGCCAGCTGGGCCGGGCGCGCCCGCGGGTGGCGGCTCATCTGCTGCTGCCGGGAACGGTGGCGGAGCCGGAGGAGACCGCGTGCAAGCTCACCCACCGCTACACCGAGGCGGAGATCGAGCACATCTTCGGCGAGAAGCCCGCGTACTTGCGGGAGTTCGCCCGCCGGCAGCGGCCCGCGCTCGCCGCCGAACGCGCCTCACGGTCCGCCGCACTGCCGCGCGAGCGGCTGCTGACCGAGCTCAAGCAGTGGTGGGAGCCGCTGCTGACCAGGGCCGACCGGATCTGCGCAGGCGTCGGCGGCCCGGCGCGGCTGGATGTGGGCGAGGTGCCGATCGTGATCGACTTCCCGGCGCGGGAGGTCCGCCTCTGGGACGGTGAGCGCTGCCGCTACACGCTGTCCACCTCGGCCGATCTGGTGGCCACCAACATCGAGCGGCGCGAGGTGGACTGGTCCAACAGCCTGCTGCTTTCGATGCGGTTCACCGCCAGCCGGGTCGGGCCGTACAACGAATTCCTGTATGTGTTCTTCAAGTGCCTGTCGATGGAGCGCATCGAGTACGTGGAGAACTACTACGACTCCTGCCAGGACGACGGCCAGGACATCGAGCTGGACGGCTGGCGGGTACAGCGGCGCTGCCCCCATCTGCGCGCCGACCTCGGCCGGTTCGGGCAGATCGAGGGCGAGGTGCTCACCTGCACCCTGCACGGCTGGCGCTACGACCTGACCACGGGCCGCTGTCTGACCGCGGACGGACACGACATCCGCGCCTCGGCCGTGTCGTGA
- a CDS encoding histidine phosphatase family protein: protein MVRITLVAPAVNAALRQVRFDDAPPDAAGLRRATAAAAALPHHDMAFTAPSERCRGTAAALGLDAAVTPELHDLDVGRWRGRSLDEVGQEAPEEVAAWLSDPAAAPHGGETLLELVERIGAWLEARRQSPAPAAPVARPAPADETHREGPPPAAPPAPPAPAREARLLAVVEPAVVRAALVHALGLPAPTFWRLDVAPLTATELSGRAGRWNLRCGHPLAGSAS from the coding sequence GTGGTGCGGATCACGTTGGTCGCGCCCGCCGTCAACGCGGCGCTGCGGCAGGTGCGGTTCGACGACGCTCCGCCGGACGCGGCCGGATTGCGCCGGGCGACGGCGGCGGCCGCGGCGCTGCCCCACCACGACATGGCGTTCACCGCGCCCTCCGAGCGCTGCCGCGGTACCGCCGCGGCCCTGGGGCTCGACGCCGCCGTGACGCCGGAGCTGCACGATCTCGATGTGGGCCGCTGGCGGGGCCGCTCGCTGGACGAGGTGGGGCAGGAGGCGCCGGAGGAGGTCGCCGCGTGGCTGTCCGACCCGGCGGCGGCGCCGCACGGCGGCGAAACGCTGCTGGAGCTGGTGGAGCGGATCGGGGCCTGGCTGGAGGCGCGGCGGCAAAGTCCGGCACCGGCGGCACCGGTCGCACGGCCCGCCCCCGCCGATGAGACCCACCGGGAGGGTCCGCCCCCGGCCGCGCCGCCCGCACCACCCGCCCCCGCCCGTGAGGCGCGGCTGCTCGCCGTAGTGGAACCGGCCGTGGTCCGGGCCGCGCTCGTGCACGCCCTCGGCCTGCCCGCGCCCACCTTCTGGCGGCTGGACGTCGCCCCGCTGACCGCGACGGAGCTCAGCGGCCGCGCGGGCCGGTGGAATCTGCGCTGCGGACACCCGCTGGCGGGGAGCGCGTCGTAA
- a CDS encoding FG-GAP repeat domain-containing protein yields the protein MASPTTRLRPATATLCAAALALLTACGGGGGGGDDETKGGDAAGKSTTAPVVTPTATAPVPQGKGSALADDLNGDGRPELRIPIASDDEGLGGLRRIAYVYGSAKGPDPAVRTVLGRDDLSLPTGAGWQGTAGEMDSATTADLDGDGYADVIATATKERDPASSERVHITTRTLPYIAWGGPDGPRRGTPATPVRLTDADDGLENSRPLATGDFNGDGHHDLAAVRQSGKDFHVLYGPFGRDGRAARTETYANPLGSSGQIAELYADAIDGDRPTDLVVHEQGDDDQTRSALLTAGPDGLATTGRTLRKGNAIAFGDFDGDGKRDVAVADTGSRNDEPGYETEPADVSQSVSVYTKRTAGSTPEPIRIPALGGDVLAAVDTDGDGTDELAVSLRTGGTELLTIRPDAPGEIAHRRTLDRTVPSRVDGRAVPKKRRAVRLYGTGDFDHDGKDEIVLAWGPDPLFALYGEKPQRFWVTDGTDDRVVFTSAPYGKGGS from the coding sequence ATGGCATCCCCCACCACCAGGCTCCGCCCCGCCACCGCCACTCTCTGCGCCGCCGCGCTGGCGCTGCTCACCGCGTGCGGCGGTGGCGGCGGTGGTGGCGACGATGAGACCAAGGGTGGCGACGCGGCCGGGAAGAGCACGACCGCCCCCGTCGTCACCCCCACCGCGACCGCTCCCGTCCCCCAGGGGAAGGGCAGCGCCCTGGCGGACGACCTCAACGGCGACGGCCGCCCCGAGCTCAGAATCCCGATCGCCTCCGACGACGAGGGGCTCGGCGGCCTGCGCCGTATCGCCTATGTGTACGGCTCCGCGAAGGGCCCCGACCCCGCCGTCCGCACCGTGCTCGGCCGGGACGACCTCTCGCTGCCCACCGGCGCCGGGTGGCAGGGCACCGCGGGCGAGATGGACTCCGCGACCACCGCCGACCTCGACGGCGACGGCTACGCCGATGTGATCGCCACCGCCACCAAGGAGCGCGACCCGGCCAGTAGCGAGCGCGTGCACATCACCACCCGGACGCTGCCCTACATCGCCTGGGGCGGCCCCGACGGGCCACGCCGGGGAACCCCCGCCACCCCGGTGCGGCTGACCGACGCCGACGACGGCCTCGAGAACTCGCGGCCCCTGGCGACGGGCGACTTCAACGGGGACGGACACCACGATCTGGCCGCCGTGCGCCAGAGCGGCAAGGACTTCCATGTGCTGTACGGCCCGTTCGGCCGCGACGGCAGGGCCGCCCGTACCGAGACGTACGCCAACCCCCTCGGCTCCAGCGGCCAGATCGCGGAGCTGTACGCCGACGCCATCGACGGCGACCGCCCCACCGATCTGGTGGTGCACGAGCAGGGCGACGACGATCAGACGAGGTCCGCGCTGCTCACGGCGGGCCCGGACGGCCTCGCCACCACCGGCCGCACCCTCCGCAAGGGCAACGCGATCGCCTTCGGCGACTTCGACGGCGACGGGAAGCGGGATGTGGCGGTCGCCGACACCGGCAGCCGCAACGACGAACCGGGCTACGAGACCGAACCCGCGGACGTCAGCCAGTCGGTGAGCGTGTACACCAAACGCACGGCCGGCTCGACCCCCGAGCCGATCAGGATCCCCGCCCTGGGCGGCGATGTGCTCGCCGCCGTCGACACCGACGGGGACGGCACCGACGAACTGGCCGTCTCGCTGCGCACCGGCGGCACCGAACTGCTGACGATCCGCCCGGACGCCCCCGGAGAGATCGCCCACCGCCGCACCCTCGACCGCACCGTCCCGTCCCGCGTGGACGGCCGCGCGGTGCCGAAGAAACGGCGCGCCGTCAGGCTCTACGGCACCGGGGACTTCGACCACGACGGCAAGGACGAGATCGTGCTGGCCTGGGGGCCGGACCCGCTCTTCGCGCTCTACGGGGAGAAGCCGCAACGGTTCTGGGTGACCGACGGCACCGACGACAGGGTGGTGTTCACCAGCGCGCCCTACGGCAAGGGCGGTTCATGA